The genomic DNA ACTGTACCATATGTTCTTTAATCGAGCCTGACTTTTAATTCTCCAAAAATTTGAACTCAATGATACAATGTTTCGGAAAACATGGTTGCAATTAAGTTCTCTTTACAAGAACAAGAAGTACAACTTGTTCACACAATCAAATCGGTGTCAAAAGACGCACTGAAatctagcctgcgagcaagcctTCTCTTCCCGCTGAGAGAGAGTATTCTTGTAGACAAACCGAAACACTGACTTACAAAGGTAGCCACTTCTCTCCTGCTGTCACGTATAACCCTGCCCTTTGCTCTTTGTTAGATATTTtgataacaaaaaataataataaaaaaaaaaataataaataaataaattctgcATTACCACTTTCTCCTAACGTTGCACCAAAATGCGGTCCATATTTACCCGTCTTTTTGCCTTTCGAGAAACCGAAAACCTCACCGGATACACTGACTCCAGCGGAACTGTCATCCCACAACTGACGCCCACCGGAATAGCCTGCGAACAGCAGACGCATTTCCGGTCGTCGCTTCTCTGCCTTCGGAGGCAGAGAAGCGACGACCGGAAATGCGTCtgctgttcgcaggctaccACCGGAAGGAATATTTTAAATGCGGAAACATCTGTCTCACATCTTATCACTGATAAGCGAGCTACATATATCTGACTTTACAGAATACCAGACAAAACCTTGTTCACTTTAACTTTAATTAACAGTCAAAAAAAATTTATGTACAAGATACATTGTTGAcgttgcaaaaaaaatatacacAGGAAAGGTAAATTGAGGACTGACATACACAGAACGCTGACAGTCTCATTCGTTTCAGCAGTTTCGGTCCGTTTTCATTCCAGTGGTATTTCACCCCAAGCCAAGATCTCATCCAACTAGAATTCGCACACTCGTCTTGAAATACTTTTCGCAAAGGCCGGCAGGTGTTTCTCACTGACAGACAAACCAGCGTGTGTATCCTGCATTAGGCATACATATATTTATTACTTATTTAACTTTCCCTATTATTGTCTTTTCCATATAATCGTAatggatttaattttttttaatggtccACGTAAAATCAGATTACCTTCAAGCCCATCAACTGGATAAAATTTTTAATTCTCCGCGTAATTTTTCCAACATTTCTAGTTTCAATAATTTCTGGACAGCTCTATGAAGCAATCTACTCTCGTTCATTTTCTTTCCAGATGCTAAGCCCTTTGATGAAATTGACTGGTTGTTGTTAAAACTATAGTTTCTCGTGGCATTTTCAGAGGTGTTATTTCTATTTGGGGTCAGGACAAATTGACGCCGCTTTTCCAAACCAAACAtctcatcgtcgtcgtcatcatcatcatcatcatcgttgtcaTCGAATAAATCATCATCCTCGTGTCTATCCATCATTTGTTGTCGCGCCATCAACATCATTTCCTCTTGTATCTTCTGCTGCTCATATCTGCTCTGCATCTCCCTGTGCTCCATATGATTCAATACTTGCTTGAGTTGAGTGGCAAGCACGCGAGCCAGGCTTTTCCAGTCATTGGAATCACCTGCGCTAATAACAGCGTAGTTTGGGGCATTTTCGTCATTACTTATCTGCCGTCCAATCTGTTGCGAGAGGGCTTGAGCCTTAGCGGCTGCGCGGTCCTGGCTTTTCGATTGAGCGTCGATTGCACTTTGAATTCCCGCCACTTGATTATCTAAACCTCGTGACTTAGAGTCAGCAGGGAAATCGTGGGTTACCTGTGAAACACGCCTATCATGCATGCGGCCGCGTCGAGATTCTGAGTTCCCAAAAAGTTTCATGACCTTTTTTACCGCATTTGCAGCTTCCTTTATCTTTGCTTCTTCTTCGTATGATCTGTCTTTAAACTCTTCATTTTCATGGAGCAAAAAATTATTTGGATCGGGAAGCCCTTCTTGGGTTCCATCTGTTTTGTAACTTACTCCAATGGTCTTTGGGGAGCTCTCCATCTTGACCGTAGCTTCTCCGGTTCCAGGCTTCTCGTCAATGGTGACTGTCACTTGCTTTCCTTTGGGAAGAGGTAGAGCAGGTTTCTTTATTTGGGGATTTGGCTGGTAGGTGCAAAGAAAAACGTTATATAAgcaaaaaaagtaaatgaaattaCTGACCATtgcaaaaatatattaaatgaaTTCTGGCAAGGTgctgtatttttattttcatggtATTAGAGGTAGGTTTTCCTCCTTCTTGCACTGAAGTAACTCTGTATTGCCACTTTTCACCCTTTGCTCACCTGTGTTTTGCCACTTATGGTAGGACGTGCTCCTTGAAATtcaacttgttttgtttttgttgaagcaGTCTGAGGTGTTGGCAGCTGTTCTTTTATGTTCGACTGTAAAGTCGCATTTACGGACTTCTTAAGTTCCCCAAGAACGGTTGGAGGCACTAAAAAGAGGCAGAGGGCCAAAGTTTAGTTTGAAATGCCGTCTTGAGATCGATATGTAGAGCCTTTAAGTTTTATTGCGTTTTTTGCTCTTTCGTCTACTCATAGTTAGTCTATGGTCTACTGTAAAAACCCCTGGGGAGTGGTCAGTGGAGGTACTATGTTGCATTGAATGTTTAGTAATATAAAAAGGGGAAAGCTTTGTAAGAGAGAAGTTCAGGTCGTACATAAAGTCAATCGAGGTTCAGTTAGTAGCACTTTATGTGcttttccagaaaaaaactTGATATCTCGATCCGTTATATAAAGGGCCTGGGACCATCCTTGAACGACTGCTCGAACTAATCAGAGGCAGCCTTCTATTATTGGCATCGGCGGTTCGTTTTCCGCCCCTCAATGGGAATGAAGAAACTTGCTACAAGATTTGCAAGTGTGGAGGATGGGGTCGACAACAAGCCAAAGGTAACATTCTATAACCCAACCTAAAGTAGTGTGAAGAGCTTTACATTCAATAGTttacaaaatttgaaactctTAATTATCTCAAACACAAAATAGGAACTCGAAGGAATGTTTTGAATCCTTTAGAGATTTAGATAGTATTCACGTGGATGTTTATGAAAGACTGTACAAAggagaaaattggtcaaacAAGCAACATGAAGAATTATATTTCGAAGTCTCTCGTTCAGAGTTCAAAGGgaaataatgcaaattttaGTGTTCATTAAGGTAAGAAGCAGGATAAAGGGACAACTTGTCGTCCGAGATGTTTAAGTCGGTTCTTCGAGCCTCGTAGCAAGACGTCCCAATTGGGCCATGATGATATATACCCTCATTCAGTTGAGTTGCGATGGCATTGGCTGCGTCGTCTACTTGTGGTGCTATCTCTTTTCCAAGAACTTGTACCACTGGCCCTTCTTGTCGCTTTCGTGAGTTCTTCG from Montipora capricornis isolate CH-2021 chromosome 2, ASM3666992v2, whole genome shotgun sequence includes the following:
- the LOC138020930 gene encoding uncharacterized protein, with translation MGTLQNGDNWQRFLAPFLLVCAVLAYGNLDTQGVTRQFISKINHDCRDFKVVLNKCHVWKDMGFCFKYRRQMQHVCNRTCQYCFPGQKQWEVIDRVWGRVRESTYQQESARAKNSRKRQEGPVVQVLGKEIAPQVDDAANAIATQLNEVPPTVLGELKKSVNATLQSNIKEQLPTPQTASTKTKQVEFQGARPTISGKTQPNPQIKKPALPLPKGKQVTVTIDEKPGTGEATVKMESSPKTIGVSYKTDGTQEGLPDPNNFLLHENEEFKDRSYEEEAKIKEAANAVKKVMKLFGNSESRRGRMHDRRVSQVTHDFPADSKSRGLDNQVAGIQSAIDAQSKSQDRAAAKAQALSQQIGRQISNDENAPNYAVISAGDSNDWKSLARVLATQLKQVLNHMEHREMQSRYEQQKIQEEMMLMARQQMMDRHEDDDLFDDNDDDDDDDDDDEMFGLEKRRQFVLTPNRNNTSENATRNYSFNNNQSISSKGLASGKKMNESRLLHRAVQKLLKLEMLEKLRGELKILSS